The Deltaproteobacteria bacterium CG11_big_fil_rev_8_21_14_0_20_49_13 genome has a segment encoding these proteins:
- a CDS encoding MFS transporter, producing the protein MNLFRSLKHRNFRLYFFGQSVSLLGVWMQGTAISWLTWRLTGSPRWLGAVGFATQIPILIFGLFAGVAADRFMRRRLVIVIQAIAMLQAAILALLTLTGQITPVLIFILSLFLGFIFAFDYPARQSFLMDMVGGEDIGNAIALNSSVVHAGRVLGPVAAGLLIAEFGEGACFAVNSSSFLFVIAALLLMRTKDLYPQESENNHESIFKSITKGLEVAWNIVEIKKPLVFMSILSLAAMPYIFLMPQVVSERFGGSARELGLAMSMSGLGALIGAVYLGLRKDNEGLYRQIKLCLFATGLGLVSIAFMPSLVAAAPSLVLIGVGSFIVVAGTNTIMQTLVPPQFRGRMMSIFTVSFFGFAPIGSLISGFAASRFGSHIVIAGGGAFCIIALAIHSISSSYTRARQK; encoded by the coding sequence ATGAACCTTTTTCGTTCGCTCAAACACAGAAATTTTCGTCTCTATTTCTTCGGCCAGTCTGTCTCTCTCCTTGGTGTATGGATGCAGGGAACGGCTATCAGCTGGCTTACGTGGCGACTCACAGGCTCTCCTAGATGGCTTGGGGCGGTAGGCTTTGCCACTCAGATACCGATCCTTATCTTTGGCCTTTTTGCAGGGGTAGCCGCCGACAGGTTCATGCGCAGGAGGCTGGTCATTGTCATTCAGGCCATCGCAATGCTCCAGGCGGCCATTCTTGCGCTTCTCACTCTCACCGGACAGATCACCCCCGTCCTTATATTCATCCTTTCACTGTTTTTAGGTTTTATCTTTGCGTTCGATTACCCTGCGCGCCAGAGCTTTCTTATGGACATGGTAGGCGGTGAAGACATCGGAAACGCCATCGCCCTAAATTCTTCGGTCGTTCATGCGGGAAGGGTCTTAGGTCCCGTTGCCGCCGGGCTGTTGATCGCGGAGTTCGGCGAGGGCGCATGTTTTGCCGTTAACTCATCAAGCTTTCTCTTCGTGATAGCGGCACTGCTCTTAATGAGAACAAAAGATCTCTACCCGCAGGAGTCGGAGAACAATCATGAATCAATTTTTAAATCGATAACCAAGGGTCTGGAGGTTGCATGGAACATAGTTGAGATAAAAAAGCCCCTTGTCTTTATGTCTATTTTAAGTCTGGCCGCCATGCCTTATATCTTTTTGATGCCTCAGGTGGTAAGCGAAAGGTTCGGCGGTTCTGCTCGCGAATTGGGTCTGGCAATGAGCATGTCGGGTCTTGGCGCCCTTATCGGGGCGGTCTATCTTGGCTTAAGAAAAGACAACGAAGGCCTCTACAGACAAATAAAGTTGTGCCTCTTTGCAACCGGCCTTGGCCTCGTCTCAATAGCATTCATGCCGAGCCTTGTTGCGGCGGCGCCTTCACTTGTCCTTATAGGGGTTGGCAGCTTCATAGTAGTTGCGGGAACAAATACTATCATGCAAACGCTTGTTCCTCCTCAGTTTCGAGGCCGCATGATGAGCATATTCACGGTTTCATTCTTTGGGTTTGCGCCGATAGGAAGCCTGATCTCCGGCTTTGCGGCATCACGTTTTGGCTCACATATTGTAATAGCGGGCGGCGGGGCGTTCTGCATTATAGCGCTGGCCATCCACAGCATTTCAAGTAGTTACACACGCGCGCGCCAAAAATAG
- a CDS encoding DNA-binding response regulator — translation MQKILVIEDDMNIRDLVSYNFKQENFEVSVISHGSDAIRAVRNIKPDLIILDIMLPGKSGLDICREIKAKEETSSIPVIMLTAKSEEVDRIVGFEVGADDYVTKPFSPRELILRARSVLKRTARNDLPKKTIKFKDMVIDPEKHSVSIGKKEIELTLTEFKLLTFLLQNKEKAIPREKILDHVWGYSSDVFSRTIDTHITRLREKLKDYGKHLHSVRGVGYSWKGK, via the coding sequence ATGCAAAAAATCCTTGTAATTGAAGATGATATGAACATTCGTGACCTTGTCTCATATAATTTCAAACAAGAGAACTTTGAGGTCTCTGTGATATCGCACGGTAGCGATGCCATAAGGGCCGTCCGCAATATCAAACCCGACCTTATCATATTGGATATCATGCTCCCCGGAAAAAGCGGACTCGATATATGCAGAGAGATAAAGGCCAAAGAAGAGACATCATCTATCCCCGTTATCATGCTCACCGCAAAGTCGGAAGAGGTGGACAGAATAGTAGGTTTTGAGGTTGGCGCCGATGATTATGTCACAAAACCTTTCTCGCCCCGCGAACTGATATTAAGAGCGAGGTCGGTCCTAAAAAGAACTGCTAGAAACGACCTCCCCAAGAAAACGATCAAGTTCAAAGATATGGTAATTGACCCGGAGAAACATTCGGTATCGATAGGCAAAAAAGAGATAGAACTGACGCTTACCGAGTTCAAGCTCCTCACGTTCCTTTTGCAAAATAAAGAGAAGGCCATTCCGCGCGAAAAGATACTCGATCATGTATGGGGATATTCGTCAGATGTCTTTTCCAGAACGATCGACACTCATATTACGAGACTTCGTGAAAAATTGAAAGACTACGGAAAGCATCTTCATTCCGTAAGGGGCGTAGGCTATTCTTGGAAGGGTAAATAG
- the porD gene encoding pyruvate ferredoxin oxidoreductase (catalyzes the ferredoxin-dependent oxidative decarboxylation of pyruvate to form acetyl-CoA) has product MTQMTWKGLPLGNIVTEPGSARKYRTGDWRSQRPIWNKEKCIKCGACYMYCPEGAISMAVDGYPYVDLFYCKGCGICARECWTACFKMMPEDEAKTKEGKK; this is encoded by the coding sequence ATGACACAAATGACATGGAAAGGTTTGCCGCTTGGAAATATCGTCACTGAACCGGGCTCTGCCCGTAAATACAGGACCGGCGACTGGAGAAGTCAGCGCCCTATTTGGAACAAAGAAAAATGCATCAAGTGCGGCGCATGTTACATGTATTGCCCCGAAGGGGCCATCTCTATGGCGGTCGACGGTTATCCATATGTCGATCTTTTTTACTGCAAGGGTTGCGGGATCTGCGCGCGCGAATGCTGGACGGCGTGCTTTAAGATGATGCCCGAAGACGAAGCAAAAACGAAAGAAGGAAAGAAATAA
- the pstB gene encoding phosphate ABC transporter ATP-binding protein (ATP-binding protein; PstABCS is an ATP dependent phosphate uptake system which is responsible for inorganic phosphate uptake during phosphate starvation), protein MQNKIAINKLNVFFGKEQALKDISFDVKNNEILTVIGPANSGKSTLLLAINRMIDRVSNAKVYGEIVIDGEQVSGIRDVENLRRKIGMVYAMPIPLPMSIRDNILFGARMKRMLKKKEENEMVESTLRASFLWDEVKDRLDSSGMKLSGGQQQRLCISRTLAVKPDVIMFDEPCSGLDPISTAKVEDAMKELKRDHAIILVTNNTKQAARVGDRTAFLLMGELVEIDDTNKIFTAPSRKKTEEYITGKFG, encoded by the coding sequence ATGCAGAACAAGATCGCAATAAATAAGCTGAACGTTTTTTTCGGCAAAGAACAGGCTCTTAAGGATATCTCTTTCGATGTCAAAAATAACGAGATCCTTACGGTGATAGGACCCGCAAATTCCGGAAAATCCACCCTTCTGCTAGCCATCAACAGGATGATCGACAGGGTCTCTAACGCAAAGGTCTATGGCGAGATCGTTATCGACGGTGAACAGGTATCCGGCATAAGGGATGTTGAAAATCTAAGGCGAAAGATAGGGATGGTCTATGCCATGCCCATTCCGCTTCCGATGAGCATAAGGGATAACATCCTGTTCGGCGCCAGGATGAAGAGGATGTTAAAGAAAAAAGAGGAGAACGAGATGGTGGAATCCACCTTACGCGCCTCTTTCTTATGGGACGAGGTAAAGGACAGGCTCGATTCGAGCGGTATGAAGCTCTCGGGCGGGCAACAGCAAAGGCTTTGCATCTCAAGGACTCTCGCGGTAAAACCAGATGTCATTATGTTCGATGAGCCGTGTTCCGGCCTTGACCCTATCTCGACCGCCAAGGTCGAAGACGCCATGAAAGAGCTTAAAAGGGATCATGCTATAATATTGGTAACGAACAATACAAAACAGGCGGCGCGCGTTGGTGACAGAACGGCCTTCCTTCTCATGGGCGAGCTGGTTGAGATAGACGATACGAACAAGATATTCACCGCACCTTCACGGAAGAAGACGGAAGAATACATAACCGGAAAGTTCGGATAA
- the pstC gene encoding phosphate ABC transporter permease subunit PstC, translated as MDRFISKLLLLAACSSTAILALIALFIFKEGVPIMAKCGLTHFLFGRVWAPLDGQFGIFPFIIGSLCVTFGSLFMGVPLGVSCAVYLAEFAPKKWVNVLKPAIELLAGIPSVVYGFLGVMWLAPIIRDHLGGPGLSILAASCVLAIMILPTIVGVSIDAINAIPKNYKEGSLALGATEWQTTWRVLLPAARSGIVAGVILGMGRAVGETMAVIMISGNATTIPHSILDSVRTLTANIAIEMGYAVGDHREALFATGIVLFFFIMILNTAALKFARRKF; from the coding sequence ATGGACCGTTTTATTTCAAAACTCCTGCTGCTGGCCGCATGCTCTTCGACCGCCATATTGGCACTTATCGCGCTCTTTATCTTTAAGGAGGGCGTACCCATTATGGCAAAGTGCGGACTTACCCATTTTCTATTCGGCCGTGTGTGGGCTCCGCTGGATGGTCAGTTCGGAATATTCCCCTTCATCATAGGTTCTCTCTGTGTGACCTTCGGCTCGCTATTTATGGGTGTACCGCTTGGGGTCTCATGCGCGGTCTATCTCGCCGAGTTCGCCCCCAAAAAATGGGTGAATGTTTTGAAGCCTGCCATAGAACTTCTGGCCGGCATCCCTTCGGTGGTCTACGGATTCTTGGGCGTCATGTGGCTTGCCCCCATCATAAGGGACCATCTTGGAGGACCGGGTCTTTCTATACTCGCCGCATCGTGCGTTCTGGCGATAATGATACTACCGACCATAGTCGGTGTGTCTATCGACGCGATCAACGCTATCCCTAAGAATTATAAAGAAGGCTCTCTGGCACTCGGCGCCACCGAATGGCAGACGACGTGGAGAGTCCTCCTTCCGGCCGCAAGGTCCGGTATCGTCGCCGGAGTGATACTTGGAATGGGTCGCGCCGTGGGTGAAACGATGGCCGTCATCATGATATCGGGCAACGCCACCACCATTCCCCACTCCATCCTTGACTCTGTAAGAACGCTCACGGCGAATATCGCAATAGAGATGGGGTACGCGGTCGGCGATCACAGGGAGGCCCTATTTGCCACCGGCATAGTCCTCTTCTTCTTTATTATGATCCTTAATACGGCAGCGCTCAAGTTCGCACGGAGGAAGTTTTGA
- the pstA gene encoding phosphate ABC transporter, permease protein PstA: protein MRIAPSITQKIAKSLLFMSTTSAVCALVFVIGFVLAGGFSHISWGFLTEPILDMGREGGILPAIVGTLLMVMVAVGIAAPLGIASAIYLSEYTVEGKLTQAIRFGINCLAGVPSIIFGLFGFILFVVMLGFGWSILSGGLSLAAMILPTIIRTAEEALRSVPSSYRDVAASLGGTRWQVVTRSVLPYALPGILTGVILGIGRSIEETAVVIFTAGSAVQMPTSLFDSARTMSVHFYILAREGISNDNAYATAAVLICTILVINITAYSLMHRLMRGRKTA, encoded by the coding sequence TTGAGAATAGCCCCTTCCATAACGCAGAAGATAGCCAAGTCGCTTCTTTTCATGTCAACGACCTCGGCAGTATGCGCGCTTGTTTTCGTCATAGGATTTGTCCTTGCCGGAGGCTTTAGCCACATTTCCTGGGGCTTCTTGACAGAACCGATCCTCGATATGGGACGTGAAGGGGGTATACTCCCCGCCATAGTCGGAACGCTTCTCATGGTCATGGTCGCGGTCGGAATAGCTGCGCCCTTAGGGATCGCCAGCGCTATCTACCTTTCGGAGTACACTGTTGAAGGCAAGCTCACTCAAGCTATAAGGTTCGGGATAAATTGCCTTGCAGGGGTACCTTCCATCATATTCGGTCTTTTCGGCTTCATACTATTTGTTGTTATGTTGGGATTCGGGTGGTCGATACTTTCAGGCGGTCTTTCTCTGGCCGCCATGATACTGCCGACCATCATTCGAACGGCTGAAGAGGCGCTTCGAAGCGTCCCGTCTTCCTACCGCGATGTGGCGGCATCCCTCGGAGGGACAAGATGGCAGGTCGTCACAAGGTCCGTGCTCCCTTATGCCCTGCCCGGGATACTTACGGGTGTGATATTAGGCATCGGCCGTTCGATAGAAGAGACCGCTGTTGTAATATTTACGGCCGGATCCGCGGTACAGATGCCGACATCTCTGTTCGATTCTGCCCGAACGATGTCGGTTCATTTTTACATACTCGCCCGCGAGGGAATATCTAACGATAATGCATATGCCACCGCGGCGGTCCTTATCTGTACGATACTGGTGATCAATATAACGGCTTACTCTTTGATGCATAGACTAATGAGGGGAAGAAAGACCGCATGA
- a CDS encoding pyruvate synthase, translating to MLEVRFHGRGGQGAVTSAELVALAAIDKGKYAQSMPSFGPERRGAPVQAYLRVSDKEIRLRTEIVNPDVVVVLDGGLLEVLDVSAGLKEGGLIIINTVKPVAELRKEFGFKCKLATVDANKIAREVLGVPITNTTMIGGLLKVTGILEPEALKAPIEHRFNAKIASKNIKAMIEAYKLTVVE from the coding sequence ATGCTAGAAGTCAGATTCCACGGTAGGGGCGGTCAGGGGGCTGTTACAAGTGCTGAACTTGTGGCCTTAGCCGCCATTGACAAGGGTAAGTACGCGCAATCTATGCCTTCTTTCGGTCCTGAGAGAAGAGGTGCGCCGGTTCAGGCGTACCTTCGAGTCTCCGATAAAGAGATCAGACTCCGTACCGAGATCGTAAATCCGGACGTTGTCGTCGTCCTAGACGGCGGCCTTTTAGAGGTCTTGGACGTATCGGCCGGGCTCAAAGAGGGGGGCCTCATCATCATCAATACCGTAAAGCCTGTCGCAGAACTTAGAAAAGAGTTCGGGTTCAAGTGCAAGCTTGCAACGGTGGATGCCAACAAGATCGCACGCGAGGTCCTTGGAGTTCCCATTACGAACACAACGATGATAGGCGGTCTTTTGAAGGTTACCGGTATCTTGGAACCCGAGGCGCTCAAGGCTCCTATCGAACATCGCTTCAACGCAAAGATCGCATCAAAAAACATCAAGGCCATGATCGAGGCCTATAAACTAACGGTGGTAGAATAA
- a CDS encoding phosphate-binding protein: MKRILLLACAALLTLNMYACSRSSSRTITLAGSTAFQPFAEKLAEHYMQSNGSQRINVQGGGSAVGVQSALSGSAQIGMADLLKLPKEALVLDATVVARDGIAIVVNPANVVSDLTNEQARDVFSGKISNWKELGGADASIRVISREDGSGTRRSFDTLVMDDEKLAKNALFQNSNGTIREAVASDPDSIGYISISLVDKRVRSVSYNGVDANNGNVKKGSYKLARPIYFLTKKELSPDSKKFLDYVLSKEAQDTLEKEGLIAVK; the protein is encoded by the coding sequence ATGAAACGAATATTGTTACTTGCCTGTGCGGCACTGCTCACTTTAAACATGTATGCATGCTCCAGGTCATCATCCAGAACAATAACGCTTGCCGGTTCCACCGCCTTTCAACCATTTGCCGAAAAACTTGCCGAACATTACATGCAGAGTAACGGCTCGCAAAGGATAAATGTTCAGGGCGGAGGTTCAGCTGTTGGCGTTCAGTCGGCGCTTTCCGGAAGCGCCCAGATAGGAATGGCCGATCTATTGAAACTCCCAAAAGAGGCCTTGGTACTTGACGCTACGGTCGTCGCAAGGGATGGAATAGCGATAGTCGTAAATCCGGCCAACGTCGTTTCAGATCTTACAAATGAACAGGCGCGGGATGTCTTTTCCGGAAAGATATCGAATTGGAAGGAGCTCGGAGGGGCCGACGCTTCGATAAGAGTGATCTCCCGCGAAGATGGCAGCGGCACCAGAAGGTCCTTTGATACCCTAGTGATGGACGACGAAAAACTTGCAAAGAACGCCCTCTTCCAGAATTCGAACGGCACCATACGCGAAGCGGTCGCAAGCGACCCCGACTCCATAGGCTACATCTCGATAAGTCTCGTCGATAAAAGGGTAAGGTCGGTCTCCTATAACGGAGTAGACGCCAACAACGGAAACGTCAAAAAAGGCTCTTACAAGCTCGCGCGACCGATATATTTTCTGACAAAGAAGGAACTAAGTCCTGATTCGAAGAAGTTCCTGGATTATGTCCTCTCAAAGGAGGCTCAGGACACGCTGGAAAAAGAGGGGCTGATAGCCGTCAAATAA